A single region of the Melospiza melodia melodia isolate bMelMel2 chromosome 7 unlocalized genomic scaffold, bMelMel2.pri SUPER_7_unloc_1, whole genome shotgun sequence genome encodes:
- the LOC134432736 gene encoding uncharacterized protein LOC134432736 produces MVRQRVEAALGLLERLVAACDEATVFPWELRRLLRDIDATLEGTNEASPDVPEDFVAKVAVAEQLWEAKTHLVKDHLLGAVDDIIKVYFAGGPACPSPCGVAEQCQRAIEDIPRLLRPPECPQSIPSVSPVSVELQELLEALVSVVATLGEVTATVTGPHRGVRRCVPPKLLHAALRIFTWSLRKGLEHPDVPSLGQALATLGATPGATWADVRAAGSAWRELVSACEERWKQLVEEVTKLRDACKDATFAWARDQQDKATCRETAGDNLAATAQQLMVALDRDKEASVGATRDAQVAMATNEAMGEAVVASRRARAAIRRRHWAEVALEPLQRLVDACDRATEFISYMECQLRDTEAALEGTKEASPNVPEDLVAKVAKFEQLWEASALLFKHHLLGTLGDIHDLLLSPYSGHGGPCGPGSRAGAEQCQKAIKDIPRLLRGQ; encoded by the exons atggtgagacagcgggtggaggcagccctggggctgctggagcgcttggtggctgcgtgtgacgaagccaccgtgttcccctgggagctgcggcgcctgctcagggacatcgatgccaccctggaggggacaaatgaggcgtcccctgatgtccctgaggactttgtggccaaggtggccgtggccgagcagctgtgggaggccaagACGCACCTGGtcaaggatcacctgctggggGCAGTTGATGACATCATCAAGGTCTATTTCGCTGGTGGTCCTGCCTGCCCCAGTCCCTGTGGGGTGGCCGAGCAGTGCCAaagagccatcgaggacatcccaaggctccttcgacccccagagtgtccccagagcatccccagtgtgtccccagtgagcGTGGAGCTCCAAGAG ctgctggaggctctggtgtccgtggtggccaccctgggcgaGGTGACGGCCACCGTGACCGGGCCACACCGGGGCGTGCGGCGCTGTGTGCCCCCAAAGTTGCTGCACGCGGCCCTGAGGATCTTCACCTGGAGCCTCCGTAAGGGCCTGGAACACCCCGATGTCCCCTCCCTaggccaggccctggccaccctcGGGGCCACCCCAGGGGCCACCTGGGCCGATGTGAGAGCCGCGGGCAGCGCCTGGCGGgagttggtgtctgcgtgtgagGAGAGATGGAAACAGCTGGTCGAGGAGGTCACCAAGCTCCGTGATGCCTGCAAGGACGCGACCTTCGCCTGGGCCAGGgaccagcaggacaaggccacctgcagggagacagctggggacaacctggcagccacagcccagcagctgatgGTGGCCCTGGACAGGGATAAGGAGGCCTCAGTGGGGGCCACACGTGATGCCCAGGTGGCAATGGCCACCAATGAGGCCATGGGAGAGGCCGTGGTGGCCTCCAGGCGGGCGAGGGCCGCCATCAGGAGGAGACATTGGGCCGAGGTGGCCCTGGAGCCACTGCAGCGCTTGGTGGATGCGTGTGACAGAGCCACTGAGTTTATCAGTTACATGGAGTGCCAGCtcagggacactgaggctgccctggaggggacaaaggaggcatcccccaatgtccctgaggaCTTGGTGGCGAAAGTGGCCAAgtttgagcagctgtgggaggccagcgcCCTCCTGTTCAAGCATCACcttttggggacacttggggacatccacGACCTCCTCTTGAGTCCCTACAGTGGCCACGGTGGCCCCTGTGGCCCCGGCAGCCGTGCAGGGGCTGAGCAGTGCCAAAAAGCCAtcaaggacatcccaaggctgCTGCGGGGACAGTGA